The following coding sequences are from one Streptomyces angustmyceticus window:
- a CDS encoding caspase family protein, whose amino-acid sequence MSEYDARGKVNRALLICVDDYRHLPPLPAVKDNAQELERALLAPGTDLFTRGEVVVCRPQEPWEVEQALDAVTQEARGLLLVYFSGHGRVGRDGGNLQLTVGASEPRHKTVSWQDMVLPYLDNARADRIVIVLECCYAGNASEAFYACRKPTSLLMAAQPNRRIFSGEEPTGGSVFNRALVRTLQQGVPGKRFVTFEDLVRSLRDQLAAERTPMGDVWEPRSAKQNTVDDVVLSFATPEARPPTPLRIRLRRRLKAYVRHWPRILLILAIVLVPATSGVVLLTLPDREAPCPPALELRLLTAPEAEPALRRAAFDYEMSEANTRPLSGEGDLPDGCRRAQITVYSAAKDQVDQGFAAADRWQGEARGTGEDRPGGQVTDPLYRPGPQPDIWIPESTADYDEARRGMPPKGSPATLHYTAPVAYTPLVVGIPAPRRLDDVEPAGASWPELLTGTDRDHRDLRLLRPSPVLSGTGLLHTLGLYLARDGSDAASAGTPDPALARQAEERLAAPGSQYAGSTELLCSLRPDTDAAGSVDRTRSAPLVSEKSLADYNLGHAIGSCPALDSPLPLRDRYIAYYPGNVPALDHPLIRVDWHGTADAAPRQAAVARFATWLREPDGGQRTLTAQGYRGVRDSGPRRGSPLLDSRADVSPLVAPTVPFTADPEQVSRVLDGYDKAQRSSQVLILLDASTSMAENGKLPVALGAAGRAVELAGPRHTYGLWTFPDRARPGDRDAVRELVPLGSADPARGRAALDRIASRPDGELVDHGAAMEEALTRALRTMKTSPATNKAIVLVLDQDDGAAGRAAGVERTLGTLVEDGPDVPVLALVMGKSGCDTFALQHLADASHGQCVPSGPQAVDTLAGRIASIGTATKGDR is encoded by the coding sequence ATGTCCGAATACGACGCGCGGGGCAAGGTCAACCGGGCGCTGCTGATCTGCGTCGACGACTACCGGCACCTGCCCCCGCTCCCCGCGGTGAAGGACAACGCGCAGGAACTCGAACGCGCCCTGCTCGCCCCCGGCACCGACCTGTTCACCCGCGGCGAGGTCGTCGTCTGCCGCCCCCAGGAGCCCTGGGAGGTGGAACAGGCGCTGGACGCCGTCACCCAGGAGGCCCGCGGACTGCTGCTGGTGTACTTCTCCGGCCACGGCCGGGTGGGCCGCGACGGCGGCAATCTGCAGCTGACCGTCGGCGCCTCGGAACCGCGCCACAAGACCGTCTCCTGGCAGGACATGGTGCTGCCCTACCTGGACAACGCACGCGCCGACCGGATCGTGATCGTCCTGGAGTGCTGCTACGCGGGCAACGCGAGCGAGGCCTTCTACGCCTGCCGCAAACCCACCTCGCTGCTGATGGCCGCGCAGCCCAACCGCCGCATCTTCAGCGGCGAGGAACCCACCGGCGGCAGCGTCTTCAACCGCGCCCTGGTGCGGACCCTGCAGCAGGGCGTACCCGGCAAACGGTTCGTCACCTTCGAGGACCTCGTCCGCTCCCTGCGCGACCAACTGGCCGCGGAACGCACCCCGATGGGCGACGTGTGGGAGCCGCGCTCGGCCAAGCAGAACACCGTCGACGACGTCGTGCTGTCCTTCGCCACCCCCGAGGCCCGCCCGCCGACCCCGCTGCGGATCCGGTTGCGGCGCCGCCTGAAGGCGTACGTCCGGCACTGGCCCAGGATCCTGCTGATCCTCGCGATCGTCCTCGTCCCGGCCACCAGCGGCGTCGTCCTGCTCACGCTCCCGGACCGCGAGGCGCCCTGCCCGCCCGCCCTCGAACTGCGGCTGCTCACCGCCCCCGAGGCCGAACCCGCGCTGCGCCGGGCCGCCTTCGACTACGAGATGTCCGAGGCCAACACCCGGCCGCTGAGCGGCGAGGGCGACCTCCCCGACGGCTGCCGGCGCGCCCAGATCACCGTGTACTCCGCCGCCAAGGACCAGGTCGACCAGGGCTTCGCGGCCGCCGACCGCTGGCAGGGCGAGGCCCGCGGCACCGGCGAGGACCGGCCGGGCGGCCAGGTCACCGACCCCCTCTACCGGCCGGGACCGCAGCCCGACATCTGGATCCCGGAGTCCACCGCCGACTACGACGAGGCTCGCCGCGGCATGCCCCCCAAGGGCTCCCCGGCCACCCTCCACTACACCGCCCCGGTCGCCTACACCCCCCTCGTCGTCGGCATCCCGGCGCCCCGGCGGCTGGACGACGTCGAACCGGCCGGCGCGTCCTGGCCCGAGCTGCTCACCGGCACCGACCGCGACCACCGCGACCTCAGGCTGCTGCGGCCCAGCCCCGTCCTGTCCGGCACCGGCCTGCTGCACACCCTCGGCCTCTACCTCGCCCGCGACGGCTCGGACGCCGCGTCGGCGGGCACCCCCGACCCCGCCCTCGCCCGGCAGGCCGAGGAGCGCCTCGCCGCCCCCGGCAGCCAGTACGCGGGCAGCACCGAACTGCTGTGTTCGCTGCGGCCCGACACCGACGCCGCCGGCTCCGTCGACCGGACGAGGTCCGCGCCCCTGGTCTCGGAGAAGTCCCTCGCCGACTACAACCTGGGCCACGCCATCGGCAGTTGCCCCGCCCTGGACTCCCCGCTCCCGCTGCGCGACCGGTACATCGCCTACTACCCCGGCAACGTCCCCGCGCTCGACCACCCCCTGATCCGCGTCGACTGGCACGGCACCGCGGACGCCGCCCCGCGGCAGGCCGCCGTGGCCCGCTTCGCGACCTGGCTGCGCGAGCCGGACGGCGGCCAGCGCACGCTGACCGCCCAGGGCTACCGCGGGGTGCGCGACAGCGGCCCGCGCCGGGGCTCGCCGCTGCTGGACAGCCGCGCGGACGTCAGTCCCCTCGTCGCCCCCACGGTCCCCTTCACCGCGGACCCCGAACAGGTCTCCCGGGTCCTGGACGGCTACGACAAGGCACAGCGCTCCAGCCAGGTGCTGATCCTCCTGGACGCCTCCACCTCCATGGCGGAGAACGGCAAGCTCCCGGTCGCCCTCGGCGCGGCCGGGCGGGCCGTGGAACTGGCCGGACCACGGCACACCTACGGCCTGTGGACCTTCCCCGACCGCGCCCGCCCCGGGGACCGCGACGCGGTGCGCGAACTCGTCCCGCTCGGCAGCGCCGATCCCGCCCGGGGCCGGGCCGCCCTGGACCGGATCGCGAGCCGCCCGGACGGTGAACTGGTCGACCACGGCGCCGCGATGGAGGAGGCGCTGACCCGGGCCCTGCGGACGATGAAGACCTCCCCGGCCACCAACAAGGCCATCGTGCTCGTCCTGGACCAGGACGACGGCGCGGCCGGGCGCGCGGCGGGCGTGGAGCGCACCCTCGGCACCCTCGTCGAGGACGGGCCCGACGTCCCCGTCCTGGCGCTGGTGATGGGCAAGTCGGGCTGCGACACCTTCGCCCTCCAGCACCTGGCCGACGCCTCCCACGGCCAGTGCGTGCCCAGCGGCCCGCAGGCCGTCGACACGCTCGCCGGGCGGATCGCCTCCATCGGCACGGCCACCAAGGGGGACCGATGA
- the cobO gene encoding cob(I)yrinic acid a,c-diamide adenosyltransferase produces MPQGQPAVVPDDGLTTRQRRNRPLVFVHTGQGKGKSTAAFGLALRAWNQGWPVGVFQFVKSAKWKVGEERALKVLGESGEGGTVAWHKMGEGWSWVQRDIASSEDAAREGWEQVKRDLAAETYKLLVLDEFAYPLKWGWIDTEEVVSALRGRPGTQHVVITGRGAPEALLDFADLVTDMTKVKHPMDAGQKGQRGIEW; encoded by the coding sequence ATGCCACAGGGACAGCCGGCCGTCGTGCCGGACGACGGCCTCACCACCCGCCAGCGCCGCAACCGCCCGCTGGTGTTCGTGCACACCGGGCAGGGCAAGGGCAAGTCCACCGCCGCCTTCGGGCTGGCGCTGCGCGCCTGGAACCAGGGCTGGCCGGTCGGGGTGTTCCAGTTCGTGAAGTCGGCGAAGTGGAAGGTCGGCGAGGAGCGGGCGCTGAAGGTGCTCGGGGAGTCCGGCGAGGGCGGCACCGTCGCCTGGCACAAGATGGGCGAGGGCTGGTCCTGGGTGCAGCGCGACATCGCCTCCAGCGAGGACGCGGCGCGCGAGGGCTGGGAGCAGGTCAAGCGGGACCTCGCCGCGGAGACGTACAAGCTGCTGGTGCTGGACGAGTTCGCGTACCCGCTGAAGTGGGGCTGGATCGACACCGAGGAGGTGGTGTCGGCGCTGCGCGGGCGTCCCGGTACGCAGCATGTCGTCATCACCGGGCGGGGCGCCCCCGAGGCGCTGCTGGACTTCGCGGACCTGGTGACGGACATGACGAAGGTCAAGCACCCGATGGACGCCGGCCAGAAGGGCCAGCGGGGCATCGAATGGTGA
- a CDS encoding cobyric acid synthase, which produces MNGRFEASGGAVGGGLLVAGTTSDAGKSVVTAGICRWLVRQGVRVAPFKAQNMSLNSFVTREGAEIGRAQAMQAAAARVEPSALMNPVLLKPGSDRSSQVVLLGKPVGELSAKGYHQGRQEQLLGTVTDCLAELRRTHDAVICEGAGSPAEINLRRTDIVNMGLARAARIPAVVVGDIDRGGVFASFFGTTALLSKEDQALVAGYLVNKFRGDVTLLEPGLDMLRGLTGRQTLGVLPFSHGLGIDEEDGLRVSLRGAVRESVVAPPHGAEVLRVAVCAVPLMSNFTDVDALAAEPGVVVRFVDRAEELADADLVVLPGTRGTVRALAWLRERGLADAIARRAAEGRPVLGICGGFQMLGERIEDDVESKAGVVDGLGLLPVRVRFAVEKTLARPAGEALGEPVTGYEIHHGVAEVTGGDEEFLDGCRSGSVWGTHWHGSLESDGFRRAFLRRVAAGAGRAFVPAPDTCFEALREEQLDRLGDLIEEHADTAALLRLIEQGVPEGLPFVPPGAP; this is translated from the coding sequence GTGAACGGGCGGTTCGAGGCATCCGGCGGTGCCGTCGGCGGTGGCCTGTTGGTGGCCGGCACGACGTCCGACGCCGGCAAGAGCGTGGTGACGGCGGGCATCTGCCGCTGGCTGGTCCGGCAGGGCGTGCGGGTGGCGCCGTTCAAGGCCCAGAACATGTCGCTGAACTCGTTCGTCACGCGCGAGGGCGCGGAGATCGGGCGGGCCCAGGCGATGCAGGCGGCCGCGGCGCGGGTGGAGCCGAGCGCGCTGATGAACCCGGTCCTGCTCAAGCCCGGCAGCGACCGCAGCAGCCAGGTGGTGCTGCTGGGGAAGCCGGTGGGCGAACTCAGCGCCAAGGGCTACCACCAGGGGCGCCAGGAGCAGTTGCTCGGCACGGTCACCGACTGCCTGGCGGAGCTGCGGCGCACCCACGACGCGGTGATCTGCGAGGGCGCCGGCAGCCCCGCCGAGATCAACCTGCGGCGCACCGACATCGTGAACATGGGGCTGGCGCGGGCCGCCCGGATCCCGGCGGTGGTGGTCGGTGACATCGACCGCGGCGGGGTGTTCGCCTCCTTCTTCGGCACCACCGCGCTGCTGTCGAAGGAGGACCAGGCGCTGGTCGCCGGGTACCTCGTCAACAAGTTCCGCGGCGATGTGACGCTGCTGGAGCCTGGCCTCGACATGCTGCGCGGCCTGACGGGGCGGCAGACGCTGGGCGTGCTGCCCTTCTCGCACGGCCTGGGCATCGACGAGGAGGACGGCCTGCGGGTGTCGCTGCGGGGCGCGGTGCGCGAGAGCGTGGTGGCCCCGCCGCACGGCGCCGAGGTGCTGCGGGTGGCGGTCTGTGCCGTCCCCCTGATGTCGAACTTCACGGACGTGGACGCGCTGGCCGCGGAACCGGGCGTGGTGGTGCGGTTCGTGGACCGGGCCGAGGAGCTGGCCGACGCGGACCTGGTGGTGCTGCCGGGGACCCGGGGCACGGTCCGGGCCCTGGCGTGGCTGCGCGAGCGCGGGCTGGCGGACGCGATCGCCCGGCGGGCCGCCGAGGGCCGCCCGGTGCTGGGCATCTGCGGCGGCTTCCAGATGCTGGGCGAGCGCATCGAGGACGACGTCGAGTCGAAGGCGGGCGTGGTCGACGGGCTGGGGCTGCTGCCGGTGCGGGTGCGGTTCGCGGTGGAGAAGACCCTGGCGCGGCCGGCCGGCGAGGCGCTGGGCGAGCCGGTGACCGGCTACGAGATCCACCACGGTGTCGCCGAGGTGACCGGCGGCGACGAGGAGTTCCTCGACGGGTGCCGGAGCGGCTCGGTCTGGGGCACGCACTGGCACGGCTCGCTGGAGAGCGACGGCTTCCGCCGGGCCTTCCTGCGGCGGGTCGCGGCCGGCGCGGGCCGGGCGTTCGTCCCGGCCCCGGACACCTGCTTCGAGGCGCTGCGCGAGGAGCAGCTGGACCGGCTGGGCGATCTGATCGAGGAGCACGCGGACACCGCCGCGCTGCTGCGGCTGATCGAACAGGGAGTACCGGAGGGGCTGCCGTTCGTGCCTCCGGGGGCGCCATGA
- a CDS encoding putative cobaltochelatase produces the protein MTTAHNTTPQYPFTAVVGMDDLRLALLLNAVSPAVGGVLVRGEKGTAKSTAVRALASLMPPVDVVGGCRFACAPAAPDPGCPDGPHQAAAVEERPTRMVELPVGASEDRLVGALDIERALSEGVKAFEPGLLADAHRGILYVDEVNLLHDHLVDLLLDAAAMGASYVEREGVSVRHAARFLLVGTMNPEEGELRPQLLDRFGLTVEVAASREPDERVAVVRRRLAYDADPAGFAAGWAAEEDALRARIAAARELLPRVTLGDGALRQIAATCAAFEVDGMRADIVMARTATALAAWAGRSEVLEEDVRQAALLALPHRRRRNPFDAPGLDEDKLDRTLEEFGADENADGDDDPEPDGPDGGPGGGGPDGGGQPPQDGGPDESPLPPEAELPHQQDREAPQPPERTERPEPEGAPQGAAAGERPAVGAAEPFRTRRLDVPGLGEGADGRRSRARTAHGRTTGARRPHGALGKLHLAATVQAAAPHQRARGRHGRGLVVRRDDLREAVREGREGNLVLFVVDASGSMAARKRMSAVKGAVLSLLLDAYQRRDKIGMITFRGTGAELALPPTSSVEAGAARLEQLPTGGRTPLSEGLLKAHEVLRVERMRDASRRPLLVVVTDGRATGGPEPVARAARAARLLAGEGTASVVVDCEAGPVRLGLAGELARDLQGTAVTLDELRADSVSALVRTVQGNRKAA, from the coding sequence ATGACGACCGCGCACAACACGACCCCGCAGTACCCCTTCACCGCGGTGGTCGGCATGGACGACCTGCGCCTCGCGCTGCTGCTGAACGCGGTGAGCCCGGCAGTGGGCGGCGTGCTGGTCCGCGGTGAGAAGGGCACCGCCAAGAGCACCGCCGTACGCGCGCTGGCGTCGCTGATGCCGCCGGTGGACGTGGTCGGCGGCTGCCGGTTCGCCTGCGCCCCGGCCGCGCCCGACCCCGGCTGCCCCGACGGGCCGCACCAGGCCGCCGCCGTCGAGGAGCGCCCGACGCGGATGGTCGAACTGCCCGTCGGCGCCTCCGAGGACCGGCTGGTGGGCGCGCTGGACATCGAGCGGGCGCTGTCCGAGGGCGTGAAGGCCTTCGAGCCGGGCCTGCTGGCGGACGCGCACCGCGGCATCCTCTACGTCGACGAGGTCAACCTCCTCCACGACCACCTGGTGGACCTGCTGCTGGACGCGGCCGCCATGGGCGCCTCGTACGTGGAGCGCGAGGGCGTCTCGGTCCGGCACGCGGCCCGCTTCCTGCTCGTCGGCACCATGAACCCCGAAGAGGGCGAGCTGCGGCCGCAGTTGCTGGACCGGTTCGGGCTCACCGTCGAGGTGGCCGCCTCCCGCGAGCCCGACGAGCGGGTGGCGGTGGTCCGGCGCCGGCTGGCCTACGACGCCGATCCGGCGGGCTTCGCGGCGGGCTGGGCGGCCGAGGAGGACGCGCTGCGCGCGCGGATCGCCGCGGCCCGCGAGCTGCTGCCGCGGGTGACGCTGGGCGACGGGGCGCTCCGCCAGATCGCCGCGACCTGCGCGGCGTTCGAGGTGGACGGGATGCGCGCGGACATCGTGATGGCGCGCACCGCCACCGCGCTGGCCGCCTGGGCGGGCCGGAGCGAGGTCCTGGAGGAGGACGTGCGGCAGGCGGCGCTGCTGGCGCTGCCGCACCGCCGGCGCCGCAACCCCTTCGACGCGCCCGGCCTGGACGAGGACAAACTCGACCGGACGCTGGAGGAGTTCGGCGCGGACGAGAACGCGGACGGCGACGACGACCCGGAGCCGGACGGCCCGGACGGCGGCCCCGGCGGAGGCGGTCCGGACGGCGGCGGGCAGCCCCCGCAGGACGGCGGCCCGGACGAGTCCCCGCTCCCGCCGGAGGCCGAACTCCCGCACCAGCAGGACCGGGAGGCCCCGCAGCCGCCCGAGCGGACCGAACGGCCCGAGCCCGAGGGCGCGCCGCAGGGGGCCGCGGCCGGGGAGAGGCCGGCGGTCGGCGCGGCCGAGCCGTTCCGCACCCGGCGCCTCGACGTCCCGGGCCTGGGCGAGGGCGCGGACGGCCGCAGGTCGCGGGCCCGGACCGCGCACGGCCGGACGACCGGGGCGCGGCGCCCGCACGGCGCGCTGGGCAAGCTGCACCTGGCGGCGACCGTGCAAGCCGCGGCGCCGCACCAGCGGGCGCGCGGCCGGCACGGCCGGGGCCTGGTGGTGCGCCGGGACGACCTGCGCGAGGCGGTGCGCGAGGGCCGGGAGGGCAATCTGGTCCTGTTCGTCGTGGACGCGTCCGGTTCGATGGCGGCACGGAAGCGGATGAGCGCCGTCAAGGGCGCGGTGCTCTCGCTGCTGCTGGACGCCTACCAGCGGCGCGACAAGATCGGCATGATCACCTTCCGGGGCACCGGCGCCGAGCTGGCGCTGCCCCCGACGTCCTCGGTCGAGGCGGGCGCGGCGCGGCTGGAGCAGCTGCCGACGGGCGGCCGTACGCCGCTGTCGGAGGGGCTGTTGAAGGCCCATGAGGTGCTGCGGGTGGAGCGGATGCGGGACGCCTCGCGGCGGCCGCTGCTGGTGGTCGTCACCGACGGCCGGGCGACCGGCGGCCCGGAGCCCGTCGCCCGCGCCGCCCGCGCGGCCCGGCTGCTGGCGGGCGAGGGCACCGCCTCGGTGGTCGTGGACTGCGAGGCGGGCCCGGTGCGGCTGGGGCTGGCGGGCGAGCTGGCCCGTGACCTGCAGGGCACCGCGGTCACCCTCGACGAACTGCGCGCGGACAGCGTCTCCGCGCTCGTACGGACCGTGCAAGGCAACAGGAAGGCAGCGTAA
- a CDS encoding extracellular solute-binding protein: protein MTIPRARTGAVLVCLALLPAAGGCTAGEPTGPERGAIVLATGSDLSSSGIRQDLIRAWEKEHGRTVRIVKLPDTADGQRSQLLAAGQSGNGGYDVLNLDVAWTAEFAEAGVIRPWADHLDGDFLDSVAKTVEYGGKVWGVPFNTDAGLLYYRKDLLAEYHRPVPSDWDELEKTAQDVAGAYNRKAAGAARGAGRKPPRMYGMVAQLRPYEGLTVNTLESAWADGGDPDATSFTKDEQVGALQQGVTDLKGRLDAIMPHEATTMDETESRRWFADGRALFMRNWPVEYASVAEKLTPGVQFDVTQLPARRGDGRRMSVLGGQNLAISAASERPAGARSLIEALTGPRSERCLLERGFAATRESAYRESAGAPRCPSHSGTERGEHGTPGAPEPRPDTRTLHEALLAAEPRPRSAHYQTFSKVVQLGVSAFLNGRGGTAIADRLAREADDALGGRGAPTTKRPADDG, encoded by the coding sequence ATGACCATCCCGCGCGCCCGGACGGGGGCCGTCCTGGTCTGCCTGGCGCTCCTGCCGGCGGCCGGCGGCTGCACGGCGGGGGAGCCCACCGGCCCGGAGCGGGGCGCGATCGTCCTCGCCACCGGCAGCGACCTCAGCAGCTCCGGCATCCGCCAGGACCTGATCCGCGCCTGGGAGAAGGAGCACGGCCGCACGGTCCGGATCGTCAAACTCCCCGACACCGCCGACGGCCAGCGCAGCCAGCTGCTGGCGGCCGGCCAGTCCGGCAACGGCGGCTACGACGTGCTCAACCTCGATGTCGCCTGGACCGCGGAGTTCGCCGAGGCGGGCGTCATCCGCCCCTGGGCCGACCATCTGGACGGCGACTTCCTCGACAGCGTGGCCAAGACGGTCGAGTACGGCGGCAAGGTGTGGGGCGTCCCGTTCAACACCGACGCCGGGCTGCTCTACTACCGCAAGGACCTCCTGGCGGAGTACCACCGCCCCGTCCCGTCCGACTGGGACGAGCTGGAGAAGACGGCGCAGGACGTGGCGGGCGCCTACAACCGCAAGGCCGCAGGAGCCGCCCGCGGGGCCGGACGGAAGCCGCCGCGGATGTACGGCATGGTCGCCCAGCTGCGGCCCTACGAAGGGCTGACGGTCAACACCCTGGAGTCGGCCTGGGCCGACGGCGGCGACCCCGACGCCACCAGCTTCACCAAGGACGAGCAGGTCGGCGCGCTCCAGCAGGGCGTCACCGACCTCAAGGGCCGGCTCGACGCGATCATGCCGCACGAGGCCACCACCATGGACGAGACGGAGAGCCGCCGCTGGTTCGCCGACGGCCGGGCCCTGTTCATGCGCAACTGGCCGGTCGAGTACGCCTCGGTGGCCGAGAAGCTCACGCCCGGCGTGCAGTTCGACGTCACCCAGCTGCCGGCCCGCCGCGGCGACGGCAGACGGATGTCCGTGCTGGGCGGGCAGAATCTGGCGATCTCGGCCGCCAGCGAGCGGCCGGCCGGCGCCCGGTCCCTGATCGAGGCGCTGACCGGCCCGCGCAGCGAACGCTGCCTGCTGGAGCGGGGGTTCGCGGCGACCCGCGAGTCGGCGTACCGGGAGAGCGCCGGGGCGCCGCGCTGCCCGTCGCACAGCGGTACGGAGCGCGGTGAGCACGGCACCCCGGGAGCGCCGGAGCCGCGGCCCGACACCCGCACCCTGCACGAGGCGCTGCTGGCCGCCGAGCCCCGCCCGCGCAGCGCCCACTACCAGACCTTCAGCAAGGTCGTGCAGCTCGGGGTGTCCGCCTTCCTCAACGGCCGCGGCGGCACGGCCATCGCCGACCGCCTGGCCCGCGAGGCGGACGACGCCCTCGGCGGACGGGGCGCACCGACGACGAAGCGCCCGGCGGACGACGGCTGA
- a CDS encoding cobyrinate a,c-diamide synthase, translating into MSTGAIPRLVIAAPSSGAGKTTVATGLMAAFAEAGLVVSPHKVGPDYIDPGYHSLATGRPGRNLDAYLCGPGRIAPLFLHGAAGADLALVEGVMGLFDGASGMGELSSTAQVAKLLRAPVVLVVDASSQSRSVAALVHGFASWDPEVRLAGVILNKVGSDRHEELLREAMDSSGVPVLGALRRDGRAGTPSRHLGLVPVAERRTEALESVAELAARVREGCDLEALLALARTVPELPDAPWDPAAELAPAAGTAASGTNASRRPLIAVAGGAAFTFSYAEHAELLAAAGAEVAPFDPLRDERLPPGTQGLVIGGGFPEMYAPDLSANAPLRAAVAALAASGAPVSAECAGLLYLSRSLDGKPMCGVLPAESRMTERLTLGYREAVALRDNALAAAGTRVRGHEFHRTVLEPGAGADPAWGLTHPERRVEGFVSGGVHASYLHVHWAAEPSLAGRLVAGAAAAAHDGGARSAAR; encoded by the coding sequence ATGAGCACCGGTGCGATCCCCCGGCTGGTGATCGCCGCGCCGTCCTCGGGCGCGGGGAAGACGACGGTGGCCACCGGCCTGATGGCGGCGTTCGCCGAGGCCGGGCTCGTGGTGTCGCCGCACAAGGTGGGCCCGGACTACATCGACCCGGGCTACCACTCCCTGGCCACCGGGCGCCCCGGCCGCAATCTGGACGCCTACCTGTGCGGGCCCGGCCGGATCGCGCCGCTGTTCCTGCACGGCGCGGCGGGCGCCGATCTCGCGCTGGTCGAGGGCGTGATGGGGCTGTTCGACGGGGCGTCCGGCATGGGCGAGCTGTCGTCGACGGCGCAGGTGGCGAAGCTGCTGCGGGCACCGGTGGTGCTGGTGGTGGACGCGTCCTCGCAGTCGCGGTCGGTGGCCGCGCTGGTGCACGGCTTCGCCTCGTGGGACCCGGAGGTGCGGCTGGCCGGGGTGATCCTCAACAAGGTCGGCTCGGACCGTCACGAGGAGCTGCTGCGGGAGGCGATGGACTCCTCCGGCGTGCCGGTGCTGGGCGCGCTGCGCCGGGACGGGCGGGCCGGTACGCCGTCGCGGCACCTCGGCCTGGTGCCGGTCGCCGAACGGCGGACCGAGGCGCTGGAGTCGGTGGCCGAACTCGCCGCGCGGGTCCGGGAGGGCTGCGACCTGGAGGCGCTGCTGGCGCTGGCGCGTACGGTGCCCGAGCTGCCGGACGCGCCCTGGGACCCGGCGGCGGAGCTCGCCCCCGCCGCGGGGACGGCCGCCTCGGGGACGAACGCCTCCAGGCGGCCGCTGATCGCCGTGGCGGGCGGCGCCGCGTTCACCTTCTCGTACGCCGAGCACGCCGAGCTGCTGGCCGCCGCGGGCGCCGAGGTGGCCCCGTTCGACCCGCTGCGGGACGAGCGACTGCCGCCCGGCACCCAGGGGTTGGTGATCGGCGGCGGCTTTCCCGAGATGTACGCACCGGACCTGTCGGCGAACGCGCCGCTGCGGGCCGCGGTGGCCGCGCTGGCCGCCTCCGGGGCGCCGGTCTCCGCCGAGTGCGCCGGGCTGCTCTACCTCTCCCGGTCGCTCGACGGGAAGCCGATGTGCGGGGTGCTGCCCGCCGAGTCCCGGATGACCGAGCGGCTCACCCTCGGCTACCGGGAGGCGGTGGCGCTGCGCGACAACGCGCTCGCGGCGGCCGGGACCCGGGTGCGCGGCCACGAGTTCCACCGCACGGTGCTGGAGCCGGGCGCGGGCGCGGACCCGGCCTGGGGGCTGACGCACCCGGAGCGGCGGGTGGAGGGCTTCGTCTCCGGCGGGGTGCACGCCTCGTACCTGCATGTGCACTGGGCCGCCGAACCATCGCTGGCCGGACGCCTGGTGGCGGGCGCGGCAGCTGCGGCGCACGACGGCGGGGCCCGGAGCGCCGCCCGATGA
- a CDS encoding cobalamin biosynthesis protein: MRGEHAGYACGAALGFLGDLIAADPRRGHPVAAFGRAAAAVERRLWRDHRGWGAAHTVLCAGGAAAGAALVRRAVRSAPAPLRDGAGIALTAATAWAVLGGTSLGREARAVGGALAAGDLDVARERLPHLCGRDPQALDGPQMARAVVESVAENTSDAVVGALVWGALGGVPGLVAFRAVNTLDAMVGHKSPRHRRFGWASARLDDLAGWPGSRLTAALTVLAGPDRRGALRAWRADGGAHPSPNAGPVEASFAGALGVRLGGTLAYGGRVEHRPVLNDGAPPVAVPDIERAVRLSRRVSALALVTTVAARLAAGAVRRAPSSVSRRAAGARTRAAVGALARTAHDSRGPGA; the protein is encoded by the coding sequence GTGCGCGGCGAACACGCGGGATATGCGTGCGGCGCGGCCCTCGGCTTTCTCGGCGACCTGATCGCGGCGGACCCCCGGCGCGGCCATCCCGTGGCCGCTTTCGGCCGGGCCGCGGCCGCCGTCGAACGCCGCCTCTGGCGCGACCACCGCGGCTGGGGAGCGGCGCACACCGTGCTGTGCGCGGGCGGTGCCGCCGCCGGTGCCGCGCTGGTGCGGCGCGCCGTACGCTCCGCCCCTGCCCCCCTGCGCGACGGTGCCGGGATCGCGCTGACCGCGGCGACGGCCTGGGCCGTGCTGGGCGGCACCTCGCTCGGCCGGGAGGCGCGGGCCGTCGGCGGGGCGCTGGCGGCGGGCGACCTCGACGTGGCGCGGGAGCGGCTGCCCCATCTGTGCGGGCGCGACCCGCAGGCGCTGGACGGGCCCCAGATGGCCCGCGCGGTGGTGGAGTCGGTCGCCGAGAACACCTCGGACGCCGTGGTGGGCGCCCTGGTCTGGGGCGCGCTGGGCGGCGTGCCCGGCCTGGTGGCGTTCCGGGCGGTGAACACCCTGGACGCGATGGTGGGGCACAAGTCGCCGCGCCACCGCCGCTTCGGCTGGGCCTCGGCCCGGCTCGACGACCTCGCCGGCTGGCCCGGCTCCCGGCTGACCGCCGCCCTCACGGTGCTCGCGGGCCCCGACCGGCGCGGTGCGCTGCGGGCCTGGCGGGCGGACGGCGGTGCGCACCCGAGCCCCAACGCGGGCCCCGTGGAGGCGTCGTTCGCGGGCGCGCTGGGCGTCCGGCTGGGCGGCACGCTGGCGTACGGCGGGCGGGTGGAGCACCGGCCGGTGCTCAACGACGGGGCGCCGCCGGTCGCGGTGCCCGACATCGAACGGGCCGTGCGGCTCTCGCGCCGGGTGAGTGCCCTGGCGCTGGTGACGACGGTGGCGGCGCGGCTGGCGGCCGGTGCGGTGCGGCGGGCCCCGTCGTCCGTCTCCCGCCGGGCCGCGGGTGCGAGGACACGCGCGGCGGTGGGCGCACTGGCGCGCACGGCTCACGACAGCCGGGGCCCCGGCGCATGA